In Cyprinus carpio isolate SPL01 chromosome A5, ASM1834038v1, whole genome shotgun sequence, the sequence AGATTTTATGCCCCATTACACCCCGATCTTCAGTAAATactctttattattttttccacagaCAAGGTGTATTActatacatttcatttcatttcgcTCAGTGCATCAACCAGCACAAAGCATGACATTTTAGGCACAATTATGTGCAAATATTGTCCTAGGAGGTTTTTAGGTGATGTGCATCATCAGGTGGTCTGAGACAGAATGATCAAGACACCCCTCAGAATAAACAAAACTTCTACTTGAGTTTGATGTCTTATTGGTCCACTCAGGCAACCGAATCTCTTCTTCTGGAAGGATGGACGCCTCTTGATTTCTGGGACAGAAGAAGACTGCACAGTGTCCCCCGTGATAACGTCTTCCATTATACTATGAGGGACTCACAACAGTACACAGTAACAGTCCTGAAGCTGCTGTTCATCGGAGATAGTATTCAATGGCAGCAGAGAAAGCAGCAAAACCTCCACAGCCCAGAACTCCAGCTTTAAGACCAGCTAGTGAAGAGAGGAACAGCTCATTCATATAGTCcagataacaataataaaatgaccACACATTTAAATCCTTTCTATTCTTTAACCCCAAACTGAAAAATGACTTGCCTCTGAATCCAATGGCTCCTCCTGTAATACAGCCACTATACACTGCATTTTTCCAGTCAGATTTCCCACGATGCgaaaagagaaaactgaaaatCAGTACTGAAAAATAGGCCATTTCATAAATCTTTGCAGAACATCCTTCAAGGAATGGATGAGTAGGAAGACTGTTCAAACACACAACCACTAGGTGGAGCTATTAACccatataaaaaatgcatatgtgagtagtaagtttaattttcataatttcagtAAATTAGTCTACATCAGTGTAAAATTATGATGACTCAATCATTTAAGTTTATGGATGGTTAGAATATAAACACTGGGTGCCTCTCAATACTCAATACTCCAGCCCATGACCCAGAGTTGGCCTTTTTGAAGGACATCTGAATTCTCTAAATACACTGCGAGGAACGAGGAGTGAGGAAGCTTCCAGAGGAGTTATAAGTGAGGATACTATGTGGTAGTGTTTCTTGTTGAAAAAGACGTTTAATATATTTCTACAGGGCATCCtgctttattcatatttattatgaatttccCTTAAGTGCAGCTGATGACGCTTTGAAGTGACGCTTGAGCGATCAAGAATATTCTAATAAACAAATGAGTTTTCCTTCAATTCCTCCATCCTCATTTCTGTCCTCATATCCTAAGCGGGCAGAGCTAAGACGCAAGGAAAGAAAACCAGGATGTTcaaataagaaatgagaagcaGCCTGTAAAACAATAATCAGTGTGCATTTAaatgtgcattgcattgtgggaaataAAACGTcactaaataaaatctaattgttTTTGCTACCAGCTTTCCTttgcatacataaatacatacatttgtgtttgtttgactaGAGACAAAATAGTGGACACAATGAAAGGCACTTACTGATTCTATGAGACACTCCGTGCATGAAAACATAGCACCCACAATAGCAAAGTTTTTTGCATATGACATTCCTCTCTGTCCCATGTCTCTCAGCACCTCTCTTGCTGTGGGGGTCCTTAGGGGGTCTTTGGGATCAAGCCCAACGTTGGAGTCAATACCGGCTGTGAAGACACCAAAAGCACCTCCCAACACAAACCCTGAAGAAGGAGAGACAGAAACACTGCATTAGAGCTGCTGCATAAATGAtgattatgaatgaaatatacacTGATCGTGGAAATATCTCCTCGTTACAATACCTCCGACACATGCTATGAGTGATTTAAACGCGCAGCTCTCCATTCCCCTCTCGATCATCTTCTGCTCCTCTGTCTTCTGAGGACTCGGTAAAGCACCCATGACAGTCGGATTCAAGTCTTTAATCGGCCTTTTGTCACCGATAAGGTGATCCAGAATAAGACTATACTGTAGTGGAACATTTTCCGCTACTAAAACAGTCGCCGATTGACCCGAAGTGACTGAGACTGAGGCATCCGTGCTCTTCGCGGGCGCAGCCATGTTGAAAGCGTGTTGTATCAGTCACGCGGGCGTTAAACAAGCGCACATTCGTCAATATTCAatacaaaaacaatcaaataacagaaattacattGTTAAGTTATGACGTCCCTTAAATACTTATATGTGATAAAATTATAAGTATTTACGCCACAAATATGTAGTACACATTTCTAACAATACTGATTGGTTCTGCAGATTCGACAAAAAGGGAGGTGACCTTTGCTTTAGCACTGCAGTCCACCTAAATCACGACTGTCCTGTGAAGAATGATTTATATATGGATAATacgagtttttgtgtgtgtgtgtgtgtgttttttgaatcccaatattatattacaatatacaatattatattaatacaatgtTATTTTCTTGAATAAACAAAGATACGTAAATTGTTCCTGACTCTCTAAGGAAGCTTAAATACAAATCTTATATAAAGCTAATATAAAACGGGGGtatgaaaatgttcttttttttagatttgcgcAGTTAAATATTATAACAACGCCAACTACATTACCCAGCGTGCCCCTCGTTCACTGCGCCAAAATGCCGCGCGCTCCGCCTAGCGGAGGAGTTGGGTTTGGCGCTCGAGCGTCAGTCGGTGACCGGCAGCGGCGCGCCTCGGCGTCAGGGAACAGGTGAGTGTCAAGCAcaatttatcattgtttttctcGTCTCGAAGACCCTGTCGTCACGATAGTGATTtcgtttaaaacattttatcacttGAAGGAATCATTCCTAGTCGTCGCTGGGACAAACACTGCACTCAACAGCACTTTTATCAACGGATGTTGTCGTGTTGCGCGCGAGAGTCTGAGCTACTGTTTTTAACGGTGACGCGCTTCCTCGCCGACCCTTTACTGTGATGAGGATAGCGACTCAAAGCTCTCACGGTttatgttattttcattatttcgcGCGATGTCTTCTTCGGAAAGCGGCACAGGCACAGTCCGAGGAGAGATAACAGTCACTGCAGTAACGAGAGCTCACAGACACCGCGCACCGCGGAGAGGCATCTGCACGATTTCACATGTCGTCTTTTTATCTGAAAACGATTCTGCGTGTTTTGAAGGGAACTGAATAGTGAAGTGTTTAAGTGTTACAGTGGTTCATTAATGATTTAGAGCCACAACGTGTTCAGAATTTATTGCCAATGCACACAATTCACttaatgtctatctatctatctatctatctgtatgtcttcatgtatgtctgtctgtcggtATAATATAAGAATCGTTTTATTTTCAGGATTGTGAACTTTGCAGTTATTTTCGGGATTTCGAAAACAGGTCGCGCGCAACCGAACTGTCatcaaaaaacttttaaacaaaacactctTTGTTGTTTACCTGTGTTATGTAAACGTGTTTCAAAGCGGTAATGTTAAATAATGACTCGCGTGTGTTTTCTCGAAGTTGTCCGATAAGGATAATGCTACGGACAAATAATACTTCGGGCCCGTTCAAATGACCAGAAATCGTTGGAGCGGCGAAGTGTTGCTATGGCAGCAGGCGAACAGACGGACGTTCGCGTGCGTTTGTGTCGCGTTTACGCCTTGGCTGTCTTATGTGGTTAATGAAACGTTTTTTGAACACATCTGAAACCTGTAcatgtttatatgttaaaaaaaaatctaatatgatTTATGTGTTTTGGAGCAACTCCAGTTTTCTCAGCCTTTGTTCTTTTCAGTATTGTGCAGCGGTAGCAGAAGTCCTTGTTTTTTTACTATGGGCGTCTGTGAGAAGTTACTTTCTGAGTTTTAATAGATCCCTAAAGGCTTATTAAGTGCTCACAAACATTATGATGTGACCACAAAGCTGCATTTTACATCTGGTACATATTCTCATTAAAAGAGcagtcaaaaacattaaaacagactgAATGGCATTATTTTGGGTACCTGGTTCATGGTACTGTCATGTGCGCATCTTAACGGTGTAACTGAATACTGTTGGTTATTTTAGAGCTATATTGACTAGTTTAGGGTGGTTCCTTATGGTTGAAACTATGGAAGTGCATTTTCACCATGGGGAAATAAATAgtacattgtgattttttttttcttacaatttggacatgatttctcacaattttgaccttttttttctcatataaacccagaattgcgagatatttatttatgttttatttttttttttttcacagagaaAATGATTAGACTCTATTGCATCTTCATAGTAAGTCAATCAGTCTTGGATGTACTCCAGTGTGATTACACAGTGatagagacccccccccccccccccccccagcagaaaacaagtcattttttattcagaaaCTTTCATACTTCTTCTTTCACCAaccaaaataaagctaaaaacagCCAAAGTAAAACTTTCCTAAATCACCCAGTGTCTAGCTATTTGTAGGTAATTATACCCTGAAGTTTTCTTTCTGGGTAGACCATCAAAGGAAATAGCAAGTGTGTCTCTGGGACTGACAGCTAAGCTCTGCAGAACACACTGTCCTAGACAGAGTTCTCAGCACGAGTCCATACTGCAGCAGTCTGATCAGAATAAAACCCCTGCTGTCTCAAAAGATAAGGGTTAAatgtcttttgttttattattattattatgtggagtgtttgtgtgagatgcTGGAATCTGTGAGCTCATACAAGCAGTTAAGACTGCTTTAAACCTTTAAACCATGGTAACTGAAGTGTTTTGAATACAAGAACCTTGACTGGTACTTCAGATAaagtaagtttatatatatatatatttatatatatatatatatatatatatatatatatatatatatatatatatgtgtgtgtgtgtgtgtgtgtgtgtgtgtgtgtaatataataattatatatatatatatatatatatacctctaaTGCTCACAAATAAAGGAAACACTCACATTATACAGCCCAGCTTCGTAGTCTCATCATCCTCTTTGCTCTAACAAAAGCACACACATTGAGAGCAAATGAAGTCCCTATAAATAGTATTTGGCCTCTGGAAAAGGAAGGTCAGTTCCAGCTGTATGACACATTTAGGAGTGGATGATTCTGAATGACTTTAGcagtgtgtgactgtgtctgtgATAGACATACAGTAGATGAGAAGATGGGATTAATGGCTTGActtgaaaactgtcatcatttggTACATATTCTCATTAACAGAGATAGCCTCATGTCGTTGAAAacctaacacacacaaaaaagattgaAATGTTGGTAACTATCCGTTTTAAATCTTCTTTATTCCAAAACATTTAGGCACTTGAAGGGGAAATAATAATGAGAAGATCTGAATATATGATTTGGTTCTGCTCTAAAAGGTTTAGAGTTCTTATGTAGCCAGCATGGTTTTGTGAGTGAGTGTAAAGTAAAGCCTAATTACACGCAGAAGGGATGTTGCTTACATAGCAGCTCAGCATCACACATCCCACCACAACACCGTATTATTAAAAGAGTAATTTTTAACGGTGACGCGCTTCCTATTAAAAGAGAACTTCCTAAAAATTTCCTTAAGACCtatttaatctgcatataaaacattagaaattagatatttgtttaatttttattttgtgtttgattgttaaaaccaaaaatatttgtattaattatcattacCGAACGATTTGAAACATTATAGcgttgatacattttttaactatATCGCCCAGCACTAATTTGGCATACCGTTAATCCTGGTGTGAAGACGCATGACTGGCCATCACTTACTCGAGCGAGCGAGGAAGTCTTATATAACATGCAGAATTGATGTGCTACATGTAGACAATATTCTTCGTTgaattttcctgtcaaaataacggagttcctttggaattcttcagcttttaagaactgccgggttcTCCAGTAGTGGACGGAACTAATGCGCAAACGACAGTCTCATTGGCTGGTGCTATTATCACCTATTATCATCCCTGTCTTGATTTCAGGAAATCTGTCAAGCgaacgcacacaacctgattaatattcatgaatccagcagctcctTAATCCtttgtgcattttatattgttcttattagcaTAAttcgtataataataataataataataataataataataataataataataattatcttatcagtattattgttagttttttttttttttttaattttttacaggaacactgaatgaccaaaaaaagcaTGATCACCAGTCCTAAAATGACTAATTTGCATTtatacatggttaccaagttttaattctaattactaaacttctactattaaataatacttgattatcatattatactGCTACAAGATCACTGTTCACAATGCACGAAATATAGGAAGAAAATCCAAAACATTGAattttttatgaatgtgtttctgaggggaacggaactgactgttttcagaaatggcattttcttttcattttgtctctgtatgatgcatttaaattagTGTTAATATGCACGGGGCTGCTGTGTTTttcagcggtaaccaaggaaactaagggtgtaagaaaatatcgatacacgtGAGTATTGCGATATTTTGTTTGGCAACACTGTTGTCAAGtacaataacatgatatttatcccctggaatgcaaattttagcATGGGAACCTCACCAAAAAACGTgtattttctcaaaaaagaaagaacCTTCGCGCGGGGCGCGGCGGGTGGTAGGGTCTTCAGCTTTCTCTCTTAGTGGGGGTGTTTTGTGCAGTTGGGGCGATACCATGCAGAACATAAGTAGaaactgaaaaacctgtgaaatccaagtggaaaggttctgagaatgtttaacatctgtatttgttttattgttttaaaattgttttgttttctttagaaatcctgcaagcactttatttttaaagttatttttaagcagatgtaattcttttgttcagatcaaaatgttatgacattgtatgttacAACTGTAAACTTAAAAtgtgaacctttaaagcagggtctaaaaatatatatggtctttttaaaaaaaaaacatacatattatacatttaactaaaggatcctgcaagcacttaAATTTCCCCCCCTTGACTCGTACTGCACAGAAAGTGGTTCAGTTACGTTAAATGTaacagggactgattattgcaaatgcagatcccactgtgttctggttaaataattaattaatacattttatttattgctaaggtttgcatatggtggtgtgttcttcatgacagctttcctaaaaatatatcctattcctaaaataataaaatccctATTTATTGCCTTGCTTAAAGTATCGCAACATATCATATCGTGATATGTATTGTATCGCCAGATTCTTGCCAATACACAGCCCTAGCGCTGTATTACTGTTCCATAAGCACcgcctgctgtcagagagtgaatctgcgtctcattcagcccaactgctgtttctgtttacttgtaatttgttcatttgtttttatttgccggCTGTCacttgtctttaaaaaatatttaaactttatgtttatttttggttagtGATTTTTGTTGTGGTatcaaaattgaaatatataagcttattagaatacaagatagcagatcaaaaacaatgataatagcaattattttattttttgtggcagggccagtgaaaatgttggcagtGCAAGTAAAAATTTTCGGGCCAGTAGAAAAAATCCTTAGTGTTGGTCCCTgtatacgcaaagaaagaaggtgtattgttgccgccgccatatcgtggagatgctgtgtgtttcgacatatatcagtatatataactatataccACCTAGCCCTAATTGTGTGAAATTACACCCCTACAGTTTACTAATTTGGATGTGTTATATACATAAGGAATATTACATGTGCATGCCCACaaaaaagtatgtaaataatatttatcaaaattaatattaaaatgaataagcacaattaactatttttttcataattgtgcagccctaaatcCTCCAGTACATGTATTCTTTTCACTGAGGTCATTGCAGTATATTCAAGGTCAAGGATTACCTTCTTTATGAAGTATATGATGATGCCAAAACAAGGTACCTTAGTAGGCAGTGTAATTGAGGTGCTGATCTTTTGGAACAGCCTTTGTGTGAGATGATGCCTTAAAATTCTGTCTCCACAAGGAGCTCACCAGGTTTTGGAACACAGACAGTGTGGTGTAAGGACTTGATGTGTAATATACTGGTCATTTGCatctacacacacaacacattatcAGTCACTACCACTGGTGCCTGTAGTCTTGTTTTAGggggcctgttttaattttagttttagtctagtctttgtgtgaagctgtcattttagtttttattagttgtagtcacgttcatactctttttagtctagtcaaGTTTCAGTCAACTAAAAGTCTGAGCATTttatgaaaatggtattttagtctctttttagtaatgcaattctatttaacccagtcaatatagtacaagtacctagtagtatagataaaccaaaatgttcttttagccaaacccatttcaaacaaggttatcttattatattattgttagcttgtagactcaagaatacatccattcctgACACGGACGacactctgatttgaatttacaacatttattttaccaaccaaacatgttagaagtacacacacataaatttaaataaaaaaattaaaaaaattaaataaaatagcatcacatgacaatgccagaaaaaaatgaatacattcaaGTTTAACAGAGAAACAAGGTGCTTGAATGCTTGAGCTACAATAACATACtaaaaagtgcaaataaaatgtgtgtgtgtgttacttgtATTGCTTGTAAACTGAAGTCAGATTTTGCatcataaaaactattaaaagatATAACACTACAAATGGTTTGGACCTTAGAGAGATATAATGGGATGGGAAGCACTGGCTACATACAGTGGAATGAACGTTGACAGAAAAGAACAAtaggtttttggtgtttttttcctttgattttgTGGCCGCATTTGTCCCCATCTTTTTCCACAACACATTCCGTTTTGTTTTCCACTTCTATGTAATGAAGGTTTTTCCAAatgttgtttcttctttttttcccaaagACGAACCCCAGCTGGCCGGCAATTGGTCCCTATCTCTGTGTCAGACTTAACTTTGTTTTTTGtcgtcttctaaataatgccACGAGTGGGGCTTGAGGAAGTGACATCGCCTGCATCTGCGCAGAGCGACCTGATGTAGCCCCTGAAATGAGACActggaaacagaaatactgcaaaataataataacacgactaaacgagacgaaataacgtcataacatttcgtttcgtcttgttttggtcaacgaaaatgaagagacattttagcatagtttttattttgtaaaccacaattagtcttgtttttattcgtcaacaatactgcattatacattttattatagtcatcgtcacatgaccagcatttacgttgcatctcgtctcgtattcgtcacatgataaaggttcgttgacgacgatatttagtcataatttttgttgacgaaagcaacactaggTGCCTGGCATCATCAGACATGTTTAGTTGTCAGGGAAACTGCATGCGACACGTGTCGCTGATACCTGTTGATGACACCTGGGCTTCCCTTGAGAGATATGACTAAACAGTATGCCTGAATTCAAACAAATCTATAGATTAGCCGTCAGATCTGAAGAGCATACTTGCACAATATACATGTTTTGCTTGTCACGTCACACTCCATTGTCATATTCTTTGTCACACACAAATTGCTTGTCACTGGAATTTTTATCAGCGTCACACCTGGTTAGAACATAGTAGTAGACTTCTGTGAAAACCAGGGAAGCCTGTTTTTAATTTGGAGCAAGAAACTCACTTACTTCATGACCTGTTTACAGACAGTCATTCAGGCCGCCTCCTCTGATCgtatttttcccctctctcttgtTCTGTGGCTGATGTTTGGTTTGTGGGTGGATTAGTTTAGCAGTACCCAGGAGGAATGAGGACTGTGACTCTAACTGCAGACATTAAGACAGCAGGGCAAAAGGACATGCTCCAGTTTACCTTTGTCTGTGGATGTGTGAAACCGTAGATGTTCATCCAAAGGTATTCCAATTATGCTTTCTTACTTTCAAACACGTGGTGATTAACACCGCTGATGCTTTCACTGATACTCTGCTGTGGACGGATTGCATTTTTTCAAGCACACAAGTACACACCCTTTGCCTGTCACCGACAATGATTGTAGCACCAGCCTCTTCTGTGTTCTGAGTTGGCAGATGGAGGTGTGTTTTCAGCGTCTCTGACACTGTTCATTCATTCTGCTGGCTGTTCTGCTTTCAGGAAATAATAATCCATCCATACTACAGAGGAATTTGGGATAAAAGGTAACTGACCATATTAGTGAATTTGTTTTGTAAACATGTTCGATGATGATGATTAGGAAAATGACAGACTGTATTGTAGTTCAATGCATTTTGACTTAAGGCAACTTGAGTGTAGCTTTTTTAAGAACAGACTAATTTTTCCCAAAGTCGAATGTCTGGAAGTGCAGTTGAAATGCATTTGGCGGGTCTACATTCAGACGACAGGAATGTGTGGAGGAAATGGACTGCATACTTGCTGTGTAAATCTCAGTTAGCCTAGGTAACTGCATGGAATGTCTTTGCCACATCGGATAGTGAACTGCTCATTTCTAATTTCATACAGCCATACATTTCATACATTGAGTTAGAatagacttttttattatttgtgtcgTTTGTGTGCCCAGAGTGAACTAATTGATTGCTGTATTGAATAACACCCCCAAAAATGTCTTctacagatatatttttttatctgtaagTCTTCTTTTTATGTTCAGTGATGATTATGATTCATGAAGATTTGTATTATATTGCTGTAGTCTTCTAGatataatttaaaacactttGAAGCATGTAGTGAATCAACAAATGGGGCATGTAATACAGTGGCCCAAAGAgctatttggacacttaaatcaCACATATTGTATAGGTTTTACTGCAgtagatacaaaatatcaaaccatgtgGCATCTGCAAGCAAATGATGATAGACCATGGGTGTcaaatcctgctcctggagggcaaCTATCCTGCAGGGTGTAACTCCAatcataattaaacacacctgaaccagctaatcaagatctGCAGTATTACTAGTGCTGCATCCCAGTTTGCctactacgcccttaaagtatgtactcttttggagAAGAAAAAGTATGCACTtctgagtgtgtagtagaagagtagacAAGCTTTGGGACATAGTACAACGTCATACAGTTGTGTCTTTAACAGACTGCTCTGTGACGTAGTTACATGTGTCCTAGTCTCAGCGTCAGATGTCACACCCATGGTTGGCTAAACAGACGTAggctaaacatctgatgcatgtggcacacaaaattggaaacacttcaggagtttcaaagtTGTCATTGGATTGCTTGAACtat encodes:
- the LOC109086563 gene encoding mitochondrial import inner membrane translocase subunit Tim22-like isoform X2; translated protein: MAAPAKSTDASVSVTSGQSATVLVAENVPLQYSLILDHLIGDKRPIKDLNPTVMGALPSPQKTEEQKMIERGMESCAFKSLIACVGGFVLGGAFGVFTAGIDSNVGLDPKDPLRTPTAREVLRDMGQRGMSYAKNFAIVGAMFSCTECLIESHRGKSDWKNAVYSGCITGGAIGFRAGLKAGVLGCGGFAAFSAAIEYYLR
- the LOC109086563 gene encoding mitochondrial import inner membrane translocase subunit Tim22-like isoform X1, with translation MAAPAKSTDASVSVTSGQSATVLVAENVPLQYSLILDHLIGDKRPIKDLNPTVMGALPSPQKTEEQKMIERGMESCAFKSLIACVGGFVLGGAFGVFTAGIDSNVGLDPKDPLRTPTAREVLRDMGQRGMSYAKNFAIVGAMFSCTECLIESVSAFHCVHYFVSSQTNTNVCIYVCKGKLVAKTIRFYLVTFYFPQCNAHLNAH